A DNA window from Pedobacter africanus contains the following coding sequences:
- a CDS encoding MBOAT family O-acyltransferase: MLFNSINFAIFLPIVFVLYWFVTNKNLKAQNILLLVSSYFFYACWDWRFLFLLVFSTALDYYTGLKIASSEKKSMKKFWFWLSITVNLGFLGVFKYYNFFISSFAEAVGQLGMSFNPWTLKVILPVGISFYTFHGLSYVIDIYKERIKPEKDFVDYSVFVSFFPLLVAGPIERATHLLPQIQKKRSFDYARAIDGLRQILWGLFKKVVIADRSAEYVNQIFNHHTDYSGSTHILGAIFFAFQIYCDFSGYSDIALGTARLFGIELLRNFSFPYFSRDIAEFWRRWHISLSTWFRDYLYIPLGGSKGGMWLKIRNTFIIFLVSGFWHGANWTFIIWGFLNALYIMPSIIFNTNRNHLDIVAQGKIFPTTREFIAMVITFGLTVFAWIFFRAESVEAAFTYIGEIFSPSLFTVPYVKPLLLALALVFLIVEWLGREGQYALAHFGTSWPRPLRWATYYAILIAIFLFAGGEQQFIYFQF; the protein is encoded by the coding sequence TTTTTTTATGCCTGCTGGGACTGGAGATTTTTGTTCCTGCTTGTATTTTCTACAGCGCTTGACTACTACACCGGCTTAAAAATTGCTTCCTCCGAAAAAAAGAGCATGAAGAAATTCTGGTTCTGGTTAAGTATAACCGTTAACCTGGGTTTTCTTGGGGTATTTAAATACTACAACTTTTTCATCAGCTCTTTTGCCGAAGCCGTAGGGCAACTCGGCATGTCATTTAACCCCTGGACATTAAAAGTTATCCTTCCGGTGGGTATTTCTTTTTATACTTTTCATGGCTTATCGTATGTTATCGATATTTATAAAGAAAGGATCAAACCGGAAAAAGATTTTGTAGACTATTCTGTATTTGTAAGCTTTTTTCCATTGCTGGTTGCCGGCCCAATTGAAAGGGCAACACACCTGCTGCCACAGATCCAGAAAAAAAGAAGTTTCGATTATGCGAGGGCAATAGACGGGCTTCGGCAAATTTTATGGGGGCTTTTTAAAAAGGTTGTGATTGCAGACAGAAGTGCCGAGTATGTTAACCAGATTTTTAACCACCATACCGATTATTCGGGCAGCACACATATTCTGGGGGCCATCTTTTTTGCCTTTCAGATTTATTGTGATTTCTCTGGCTACTCTGATATTGCACTTGGTACGGCCAGGTTATTTGGTATTGAGCTGCTCAGGAATTTTAGTTTCCCTTACTTTTCGAGGGATATTGCCGAATTCTGGCGAAGGTGGCACATATCGCTCTCTACGTGGTTCAGAGACTATCTGTATATACCATTGGGCGGAAGCAAAGGTGGCATGTGGCTAAAAATACGGAATACCTTTATTATTTTCCTGGTAAGCGGCTTTTGGCATGGTGCCAACTGGACCTTTATCATATGGGGTTTCTTAAACGCACTCTACATTATGCCTTCCATCATTTTTAACACCAACAGAAACCACCTCGATATTGTGGCCCAGGGAAAAATTTTTCCCACTACCAGAGAATTTATAGCTATGGTCATCACGTTTGGCCTTACGGTTTTTGCCTGGATCTTTTTCAGGGCCGAAAGCGTTGAAGCCGCCTTTACCTATATCGGAGAAATTTTTTCTCCTTCATTGTTTACCGTCCCTTATGTTAAGCCGCTATTATTGGCACTTGCATTGGTATTTCTAATTGTAGAATGGCTGGGCCGCGAAGGGCAATATGCCCTGGCACATTTTGGCACAAGCTGGCCAAGGCCACTCAGGTGGGCAACCTACTATGCTATTTTGATTGCGATTTTTCTTTTCGCAGGCGGTGAACAACAATTTATTTACTTTCAATTTTAA